The following are encoded together in the Bacteroidales bacterium MB20-C3-3 genome:
- a CDS encoding YbjQ family protein: MLLTTTSTIEGKVIEHYYGLVSGETIIGANIIRDLLAGIRDIVGGRSGSYEQVLKEAKEECLKEITAQATAMGANAIIAIDLDYETVGGSMLMVTAAGTAVKYR, encoded by the coding sequence ATGTTATTAACAACAACATCCACAATAGAGGGTAAAGTAATTGAACATTACTACGGACTTGTTTCCGGAGAGACAATAATAGGGGCTAATATTATTCGCGATCTCCTTGCCGGTATCAGGGATATAGTTGGCGGAAGATCAGGCTCATATGAACAGGTATTAAAGGAGGCCAAGGAGGAGTGTCTGAAAGAGATTACTGCACAGGCTACTGCTATGGGAGCCAATGCGATAATTGCTATCGACCTTGACTACGAGACAGTAGGAGGTTCAATGCTAATGGTTACAGCTGCCGGAACAGCTGTAAAATACAGATAG